A segment of the Prochlorococcus marinus CUG1438 genome:
CAAAAGTAAAGCAAGGTAAATTTTCTGTTGTTATCGATCCAGGGCATGGAGGACCTGATCCAGGAGCAATAGGTATTAATGGTATAAGAGAAACAGACGTTGTACTTGAGGTCTCTAAAATAGTCCAGAAGTTACTTTCTGATAAAGGTGTCAAAGTAAGGCTTACTAGAAAAAATGAAGTTGATTTGGATTTACCTCCAAGAGTTTCCATCGCAAACAGATTTGATGCCGATATTTTTGTAAGTATTCATGCAAATGCCTCAAGAGGGAAAAGAAAAGATATTAATGGTCTAGAAACCTTTTACTATAGAGGTTGGAGAGGTAGATTACTCGCCAAAAGAATTCAAAAACAAATTCTTAGAGTTTCCCCTGGGAGTCCTGATAGAGGTGTTAAACAGGGTAGATATTATGTGATTAAGAATACAAAAATGCCTGCAGCTCTTGTTGAAATCGGTTTTTTAACAGGAAGGTTAGATGCAAGAAGATTAGAAAAATCTACACATCGTAAAAGAATAGCTTATGCCATCGCAAAAGGCATTCTTGAATATTTTTCCAAAGTAGGGTGAAAATTAGAGTAGGAATTTTTGACAGTGGCATAGGTGGTTTTACTATCCTTAAATCTTTACTAAAAACACGTAAAGATGTTGAAGTTTTTTATTTGGCTGATACAAAAAGAATCCCCTTTGGAAATAAAAATTTTGATGAGATAAGAATCATTGCAAAAGAGATTTGCACCTTTTTTGAAAAAAAGAATTTGGACGCACTTTTAATAGCCTGCAATACTACAAATGCATGTGCACTTGATATCGTAGAAAATCACTTGAAGATCCCATGTTTTGACCTGATAAACTCTGCATCAGAAATAGTTAATAAAAAAATAATCGGTGTGTTGGCAACAAAAACTACAGTCAGATCTTCATATTACAAAAAGGCTATAAATTCTAAAAAAGAGAATTTGCAAATATTTCAACAAGAATGCCCAGAATTTGTCTCAGAAATTGAGAAAGAAAAGCTTGATTTTGGAAAATTAGATTATCTTTCTGATTTGTATCTAAGACCACTATTAAATAAAAATATTGAAGAATTAATACTTGGATGTAGTCATTATCCTTTGATTTATGACTTTTTAAGAAAAAAAATTGACTCAAATATAAAAATTATTGATCCTGCAGAAGCGTTAATAAAAAATTTTAATAAATCTTTTAGTAATCCAAAAACTGACCATTATGAAAGTCTTTCTAACGAAAATATAAAATTCTTTGTTACTTCAAAAAAAGATGAATTTTTCAAAAAAGTAAAATTCTGGCTTGAACTTAATAAAGAAATTAGGTTGGTGAACCTCCGAAGCAATGTTTGATTCTTTAATATATATAAGAGGTCAATCATGAATACAGTAACAGAACTACTACAACCAGTTGAAAATGATCTTGATGATCTTATTCTTGAACTGAAAAATTTAATTGGAGCTGGTCATCCAATTCTTCAAGCCGCGGCAGAGCACCTATTCAGTGCAGGGGGAAAAAGACTAAGACCAGGGATAGTTTTGTTAATTTCAAAAGCTATATCTCCTGAATTTAATCTGAAAAATAAACACAAAAGACTTGCCGAAATAACTGAAATGATACATACAGCATCATTAGTCCATGATGATGTTGTTGATGAAGCTTCTACAAGAAGAGGTGTAGATACTGTTCATAGTAGATTTAATACTAGAGTAGCTGTATTGGCTGGTGATTTTTTATTTGCTCAAGCAAGTTGGCACCTAGCGAATCTCGATAATGTAAACGTAGTTAAATTACTTAGTAGGGTAATAATGGATTTAGCAGAAGGTGAAATCAAACAGAATTTAAATAGATTTGATTCGGCGCAATCATTTTCCAAATACATAAATAAAAGTTACTGTAAAACTGCATCTTTAATAGCTAACAGTTGTAAGGCGGCTGGGGTTCTAAGTGACCTTAATGATGAACAATTAAATTCCCTTTACGAGTTTGGCAAAAATATTGGTCTTGCATTCCAAGTTGTAGATGACATACTTGACTTTACCGGAAACGATAAACAACTCGGAAAGCCAGCTATAAGTGACCTCGCTAGTGGATATCTTACTGCACCAGTTTTATATGCTTTAGAAGAGAATAAGAAATTGTCTGTTCTTATAAATAGAGAACTTGCTGAAGAAAAAGATTTAGATGATGCTCTTAGCATTATTATGAACTCTGATGCAATCGAAAGTTCCAGAAAATTAGCTGAAAATTTTGCAATGCTCTCGAAAGAAGCCATAGTCTGGATTCCTGATTCAGAATACAAAAGAGCATTAATGGCTCTACCAGAATTTGTTCTTGGGCGTATTTATTAAAATTATCAAAAAAATTTTTTCAGCTAAATTAATATTAAAATTTCTGAAAACTCTGAACTTTTAGACTAACTTTATTAAACATAGATTTATTTAATGTCATTAGATAAAAAAAATTCAATCAATAACATCCTTGAAGAAAATAGAGTTTTCCCTCCTTCAAAAGAATTTACAGAAAACTCAAATATTAGATCACACAAAGAATTATTTAATCTAAAAAAACAAGCATTAGATAATCCAATTCAATTTTGGGAATCATTTGGAAGATCTGAGTTGGATTGGTTTGAGCCATTTCAAACTGTACTAGATAGTGATGAGGCTCCTTTTTTTAAGTGGTTTAAGGAAGGCAAACTCAATATTACATATAACTGTTTAGATAGACATATTAAGAGAGGGCTGGGAGAAAAAACTGCACTGATATGGGAAGGTGAACCTGGAGATAGCAAAAAATATACTTACGTAGAACTTCTTAAAGAGGTATGTAAAGCAGCTAATGCACTGAAAACTATTGGAGTTAAAAAAGGAGATTTGGTATGCATTTATATGCCAATGATTCCTGAGGCAATGTTTGCTATGTTAGCTTGTGCAAGAATTGGTGCCCCCCATTCAGTTGTCTTTGGGGGATTTTCTTCAGAGGCTTTAAAAGATAGATTAATTGATGGAAATGCTAAATTTGTTATCACTGCAGATGGTGGTTTCAGAAAAGATAAGGTGGTTGAGCTTAAGAAAGCAGTTGATTTAGCAATTGAAAGCGGAGGTGATGCGGTTGTAGAAAAAGTAGTTGTTGTTCAGAGAACTAAAAAAAATATTTCTATGGTTGAGGATAGAGATTTCTGGTGGCATGAATTATTAAAAAATCAAAAAGATCATTGTGAACCAGAAATAATGAATAGCGAGGATAGACTTTTTATTCTTTATACTTCTGGCTCTACTGGAAAGCCCAAAGGTGTAGTTCACACTACAGGTGGTTACAATCTTTGGTCCCATTTGACATTCAAATGGATTTTTGATTTGAAAGATGACGATATTTACTGGTGTACTGCTGATGTTGGTTGGATTACAGGGCATAGTTACATAGTTTATGGGCCTTTATCTAATGGTGCTACAACCTTAATGTACGAGGGAGTGCCAAGACCCTCAAATTTGGGGGCTTTTTGGGAAATTGTACAAAAATATAAGGTTTCTATTTTTTATACCGCACCAACTGCAATAAGAGCATTTATGAAGTCTGGGCGTGAAATTCCTGATAAATATAATCTTGAGAGCCTTAGGCTTTTGGGCACAGTTGGAGAACCAATTAACCCTGAAGCATGGATATGGTACAAGGATGTTATTGGTAAAGATAAATGCCCTATTGTTGATACTTGGTGGCAAACTGAAACTGGTGGCGTGATGATAAGTCCCTTGCCTGGAGTCGTTGCTACAAAGCCAGGTTCAGCTACTTTCCCTCTGCCAGGAATCGAAGTTGAAATTGTCGATAAGAATGGAGATAAGGTTAAGGAGAACGAGGGTGGCTATTTAATTATTAAGAAACCTTGGCCAGGGATGATGAGAACAATTCACGGAAACTCAGAGAGATATTTGGAGAGTTATTGGGAATATATTTCCTTTAAAGGAGAAAAAAATGTTTATTTTGCTGGAGATGGAGCACGCATTGATGAAGATGGATATATATGGATTATGGGAAGAGTTGATGATGTCATAAGTGTTTCAGGACATCGGTTAGGAACAATGGAAATAGAATCTGCTTTGGTAAGTCATAAATCAGTTGCAGAGTCTGCAGTCGTTGGTAAAAAAGATGATTTAAAAGGTGAAGTTATAGTTGCTTTTGTATCTCTAGAGAAAGACGTGAACGGTTCTTCAGAAATAGTAGAGGAGCTAAAGAAACATGTTGTTAATGAAATTGGAATTATCGCAAAGCCTGAAAAGATTATAATTTCCGACTCTCTTCCGAAAACACGTAGTGGAAAAATTATGAGGAGAATTTTAAGATCTTTGGCTGCTGGAGAAAAAATTAGCGGTGATATAAGCACTCTTGAAGATAGTTCTGTTTTAGAAAAGCTGAAAGAATTATCCTAATCAGATTTATCAATTAAATTAGAAATTTTTTTTATAGTATTTCTTTTGAATTCATCATCGGCCCAGTCTCCTAAAAAATTTTCTCTTAGCCCTGCGCTTGCAATAATAGTGTGTGTACCTTTTAACATTACCCCCTTAGAATCATCCTCTTTTCTCGCTTTCAGACAAGAAAATAATTCATCTGTTTGATCTAATTCGTCTGAGTTGAATTTTATTAGGAAGTTATTTTTTTGATTATATGTTTTTTCAATTAATCGCAAAGTTCTTTCAGGGCTTGGGCTAAATTCACTGCTGAATTCTAATTTTTGAGAAATTTGTTTCAATAATGGAATAGATTTGTTAGCACTGAAGTTATTAAAACTTATTGAGATGAATTTTTCGCAATTTCTTCCACCATCAGGGGATATTAAATGAAGTTTGCAACCCAGGCTATGCCCAATTCTTATTGAAGGAATTGATGCTCCTATTCTCTTGGATAAAGATATTCGGCAATTCTTGAAATCCCTCCATGCTTTAATAGCAAGTTGTTGGTGATCGAATTGTGGAGTGTATTTATATGCATGTACAGCATAGTTTTTATTAATTAAACTCTCTATGAATCTTCTATAAGTTAAATCTGGTTTAGAAGCTAGATAACTTCCACCAATAAATTCCACAATTTTTTTTGGATTTGAAGGCCAATAACAAAAATTATTAAATTGATATTTTGTAAAAGTCATCTTTCATAAACTAAAAATGTTTCAAAAATTATTTTTAATCATGTTTTTTAATTTATATTAATTTAAGAGAAATTTTTATTAAATGCGTCAAGATAAATGAAAGTGTTTTCAGCTAATTGGATCTATCTAACAAAAAAGAATTAAATCAATTGGATATTCTTCAGGATCAAGTTATCAGTTATACCTCTGAAGAGAGAGTAGCTAATCAAAATAAAAAAATTGAAAAAATTTTAATTCTTGATACTGAAACAACAGGTTTAGATGAAAATAAAGATGAAGTGATAGAGATAGGTTGTATTTTGTTTGATGTATCTTTTAAGTGCGTGCTTTCACAAGTTTCATTTTTATTACCAGTTAATAATAATGAAGCCGAACACGTTAATGGTATATCTGCCGAAGTAACTAATATCTCTCAACCATGGGAAGATGGATTGAATTTCTTTCTGAAACTTGTTGATTGTTCGGATTTCATTGTCGCGCATAATGTAGATTTTGATAAGAAATGGTTTGGTAAAGGAAGATTACCTAAACTCAATAAAAAATGGATATGCAGTTTGGAGGATATTAATTGGTCTTTTCAAAAATCACTAAAAAATAGACCCTCAGTAACTGATCTGGCTTTATCTTTTTCAATACCAGTTTGGAATTTACATAGAGCTTTATCTGATTGCTATTACATATCTGAGGTCTTCAAAAAATGCAATAATTTAGAGGAACTTTTACTTAAAGCTACCGAACCGAGGTTTTTATACAAGGCGCTTATTAGTTACGAAGATAGATCTTTAGCTAAAAATGCTGGGTTCAGATGGAATAGTCCTGTGCAAGGAGCTTGGTCAAGAAAATTAACTACTGATGAGGCAAAAAATCTTGATTTTAAAGTAGAGATTTTGAATTAATATTCAATAAATTTTTGACTAAGAAAATATCTAGTGCATCTTACAGGGCATCCATTTTTTACCCATTTTATGTGCCCCAATACACCCGTATTTTGAGGCAGCCTTTTCAGCTTCTTGTTTAGTGTTAAATAGATCTGACATCATATTTTCTTTGCTTGAATTTGAAATTTGTTTGGAATGATTATGATGATTGTTTTGAGAATTAGGTGAATACTCCCATATTCCCATCGTAGTTACCCCAGCAGAGATGATTCCCATCCCAACTACTGATAAATTGACTATCCCCATTGCTACTGCACCAAAAGAGAATACACCCATTGGAACTACTCCAATACTTATAACTCCCATTGGTACTATTCCTACCGAAACTATACCGAGAGGTGCTATTCCAAAAGCAATTTTTTTTGGTTTTGTACCGCAATGTTGATTCTCTTTATTTTTATTTATTTCCAATAGTTTTTCTAAATGTTAAATTAAAATTGTCTCACAAAACAATTAATTAAAGATTAATTCCTACTTGAATTAAAAATTTTGAATTATTTTCTAAAACTTTGAATAACTTAAAAAATCTTAGAGGAACGGTAGATTTGCTGCCTGATCAATTAATAAAGTGGCAAAACGTTGAGAAAATTGTATTAGAGCAGCTTGCAAGAGCATCTATCAATGAAATAAGAACACCAATACTAGAAATGACAGAATTATTTATAAGAGGAATTGGTGAAGGAACAGATGTCGTCAGTAAGGAAATGTATACATTTATTGATAGAGGGGAGAGATCTTGCACTCTTAGGCCTGAAGGAACCGCCTCCGTTGCACGTGCATTAATACAAAATGGAATGTTGTCTAATAATCCTCTTCAAAAACTTTGGTACATGGGCCCTATGTTTCGATATGAAAGACCTCAAGCAGGTAGGCAAAGACAGTTTCATCAGTTAGGTGTTGAGTTTATAGGACACGATACAGTTAGAAGTGATGTTGAAATAATTGCTTTAGCTTGGGATATTTTAGGTAAATTAGGAATAAAAGAACTCAATCTTGAAATAAATACTTTGGGAGATCTTCACGATAGATTAAATTTTCAAAAATCCTTTTTAAAGTGGCTAGAAATAAATAAAAATTCTCTAGATTTAGATTCTCAGAACAGGATTACTAAAAATCCCTTAAGGATTTTGGACTCTAAGAATATTCAAACACAAAAAGCTCTAGAGAATGCCCCAAGATTATTTAATTTTTTATCTGAAAAAAGTCATAAAAGGTATTC
Coding sequences within it:
- the sds gene encoding solanesyl diphosphate synthase, encoding MNTVTELLQPVENDLDDLILELKNLIGAGHPILQAAAEHLFSAGGKRLRPGIVLLISKAISPEFNLKNKHKRLAEITEMIHTASLVHDDVVDEASTRRGVDTVHSRFNTRVAVLAGDFLFAQASWHLANLDNVNVVKLLSRVIMDLAEGEIKQNLNRFDSAQSFSKYINKSYCKTASLIANSCKAAGVLSDLNDEQLNSLYEFGKNIGLAFQVVDDILDFTGNDKQLGKPAISDLASGYLTAPVLYALEENKKLSVLINRELAEEKDLDDALSIIMNSDAIESSRKLAENFAMLSKEAIVWIPDSEYKRALMALPEFVLGRIY
- a CDS encoding N-acetylmuramoyl-L-alanine amidase, coding for MLRFSKKKLFRFFSFFIFLNYTTILPVKSSSSLAAWALKSNGILELRTKSNTKLKAYFQRANQTYGDRFWIDFPGELKNPRRIKGNGPIKEIRLGKPKIGSTRLVIEFQEGTYLNPLTWRMFGLDQNRWRIKLFKPKYPFTKISEGLVGQSVGNVKTNQNSIYLKKRVNDSFQLPKVKQGKFSVVIDPGHGGPDPGAIGINGIRETDVVLEVSKIVQKLLSDKGVKVRLTRKNEVDLDLPPRVSIANRFDADIFVSIHANASRGKRKDINGLETFYYRGWRGRLLAKRIQKQILRVSPGSPDRGVKQGRYYVIKNTKMPAALVEIGFLTGRLDARRLEKSTHRKRIAYAIAKGILEYFSKVG
- the murI gene encoding glutamate racemase — protein: MKIRVGIFDSGIGGFTILKSLLKTRKDVEVFYLADTKRIPFGNKNFDEIRIIAKEICTFFEKKNLDALLIACNTTNACALDIVENHLKIPCFDLINSASEIVNKKIIGVLATKTTVRSSYYKKAINSKKENLQIFQQECPEFVSEIEKEKLDFGKLDYLSDLYLRPLLNKNIEELILGCSHYPLIYDFLRKKIDSNIKIIDPAEALIKNFNKSFSNPKTDHYESLSNENIKFFVTSKKDEFFKKVKFWLELNKEIRLVNLRSNV
- a CDS encoding 3'-5' exonuclease, whose amino-acid sequence is MDLSNKKELNQLDILQDQVISYTSEERVANQNKKIEKILILDTETTGLDENKDEVIEIGCILFDVSFKCVLSQVSFLLPVNNNEAEHVNGISAEVTNISQPWEDGLNFFLKLVDCSDFIVAHNVDFDKKWFGKGRLPKLNKKWICSLEDINWSFQKSLKNRPSVTDLALSFSIPVWNLHRALSDCYYISEVFKKCNNLEELLLKATEPRFLYKALISYEDRSLAKNAGFRWNSPVQGAWSRKLTTDEAKNLDFKVEILN
- a CDS encoding histidine--tRNA ligase encodes the protein MNNLKNLRGTVDLLPDQLIKWQNVEKIVLEQLARASINEIRTPILEMTELFIRGIGEGTDVVSKEMYTFIDRGERSCTLRPEGTASVARALIQNGMLSNNPLQKLWYMGPMFRYERPQAGRQRQFHQLGVEFIGHDTVRSDVEIIALAWDILGKLGIKELNLEINTLGDLHDRLNFQKSFLKWLEINKNSLDLDSQNRITKNPLRILDSKNIQTQKALENAPRLFNFLSEKSHKRYSNLKKSLEILKIPYLENFNLVRGLDYYTHTAFEITSGALGSQATVCGGGRYDDLIKQMGGPNTPAIGFAIGLERLILLAGKELEIPRNTDIYIINQGLIAESLAMDLSRKLRNYDLLVELDLSGASFSKQFKKANKLKSKSIIVIGDDEAINGEFIIRLFDQSGNGNEEEVISFENDIKLENWIKNNLVLK
- the acs gene encoding acetate--CoA ligase translates to MSLDKKNSINNILEENRVFPPSKEFTENSNIRSHKELFNLKKQALDNPIQFWESFGRSELDWFEPFQTVLDSDEAPFFKWFKEGKLNITYNCLDRHIKRGLGEKTALIWEGEPGDSKKYTYVELLKEVCKAANALKTIGVKKGDLVCIYMPMIPEAMFAMLACARIGAPHSVVFGGFSSEALKDRLIDGNAKFVITADGGFRKDKVVELKKAVDLAIESGGDAVVEKVVVVQRTKKNISMVEDRDFWWHELLKNQKDHCEPEIMNSEDRLFILYTSGSTGKPKGVVHTTGGYNLWSHLTFKWIFDLKDDDIYWCTADVGWITGHSYIVYGPLSNGATTLMYEGVPRPSNLGAFWEIVQKYKVSIFYTAPTAIRAFMKSGREIPDKYNLESLRLLGTVGEPINPEAWIWYKDVIGKDKCPIVDTWWQTETGGVMISPLPGVVATKPGSATFPLPGIEVEIVDKNGDKVKENEGGYLIIKKPWPGMMRTIHGNSERYLESYWEYISFKGEKNVYFAGDGARIDEDGYIWIMGRVDDVISVSGHRLGTMEIESALVSHKSVAESAVVGKKDDLKGEVIVAFVSLEKDVNGSSEIVEELKKHVVNEIGIIAKPEKIIISDSLPKTRSGKIMRRILRSLAAGEKISGDISTLEDSSVLEKLKELS
- a CDS encoding DUF1350 family protein → MTFTKYQFNNFCYWPSNPKKIVEFIGGSYLASKPDLTYRRFIESLINKNYAVHAYKYTPQFDHQQLAIKAWRDFKNCRISLSKRIGASIPSIRIGHSLGCKLHLISPDGGRNCEKFISISFNNFSANKSIPLLKQISQKLEFSSEFSPSPERTLRLIEKTYNQKNNFLIKFNSDELDQTDELFSCLKARKEDDSKGVMLKGTHTIIASAGLRENFLGDWADDEFKRNTIKKISNLIDKSD